The following DNA comes from Qingshengfaniella alkalisoli.
TGCTGGCACATACTGTTGCTACCGGAGAGCCGCATGACATCAATGCCCCCTTTACGCTGGAGCGTTTTACCACGGGCCGGTTGATCGACGAGGCCGCTGCCGCGGCTGTCGCACATTAAGGTTTCTCCATGCTACTAATCCACTGCCCCTACTGCGACCAGGACCTGCCGGAGCTTGAATTCACCTATGCAGGTGAAGCGCATCTGACGCGCCCCTCCGATCCGTCCCTTCTGACGGATGAGGAGTGGCGCGATTTCCTGTTCATCCGCAAGAACCCGAAGGGCAACCACGCGGAACGCTGGCGCCACACACACGGGTGTGCGCGGTTCTTCAACGCGGTGCGCGACACCGTCAGCGACCGTTTCATCGTGACCTACAAGGCAGGTACATCGCGACCGGAGGGTACCGAATGAGCCGCGTCAACGGTAAGGGCCACATCGGGGATCGGGTGGTTCGGTTCACCTTCGACGGCAAAACCTATGCGGGTCGCGAGGGCGATACGGTGGCCTCGGCGCTGTTGGCGAATGATGTGCATCTGGTCGGGCGGTCGTTCAAGTATCACCGCCCGCGCGGGA
Coding sequences within:
- a CDS encoding sarcosine oxidase subunit delta gives rise to the protein MLLIHCPYCDQDLPELEFTYAGEAHLTRPSDPSLLTDEEWRDFLFIRKNPKGNHAERWRHTHGCARFFNAVRDTVSDRFIVTYKAGTSRPEGTE